One window from the genome of Deinococcus sp. NW-56 encodes:
- a CDS encoding HD-GYP domain-containing protein has product MFRRPRPPQPPSGSEAAPVTPSPALGSAPADATALLASLLARPSAASVLEGALAHAATLLGGEVRGYAVLGRGAAPVAAAHGYPRTLVGTTLEGPWVTAGGRPQLLQDRDLYAANPPEALARLEAAGARQAPLTFVVPLTDHGRTLGALVLDCPAGTSLSPAAQSAVTSWAGAVAPLVAVMESRREWRQTARQIASAVVEAVESLEFDALGHGQTVAQTAARLGEAAGLSPREREELWYAALLHDLGKIHGEPGHAQVGANFLHSVPHLAEAQRAIRHHHERWDGSGEPDGLAGEDIPLYARILAVANASAHADGNLAAVQAQAGKALDPQLVELLAGLPPVPAGAEA; this is encoded by the coding sequence GTGTTCAGGCGCCCCCGTCCGCCGCAGCCTCCCTCCGGGTCCGAGGCTGCTCCTGTCACGCCCTCCCCGGCCCTCGGCAGCGCCCCCGCCGACGCGACCGCCCTGCTCGCGAGCCTGCTCGCACGGCCGAGTGCGGCGAGTGTGCTGGAAGGGGCACTGGCCCACGCCGCGACGCTGCTGGGCGGTGAGGTGAGGGGCTACGCGGTGCTGGGCCGTGGGGCCGCCCCCGTCGCGGCTGCCCACGGCTACCCCCGCACCCTGGTGGGCACCACGCTGGAAGGGCCGTGGGTGACGGCGGGTGGCCGTCCCCAGCTCCTCCAGGACCGCGACCTCTACGCGGCCAACCCCCCGGAGGCCCTGGCCCGGCTGGAGGCGGCAGGAGCGCGGCAGGCGCCGCTGACCTTCGTGGTGCCGCTGACCGATCACGGGCGGACGCTGGGGGCGCTGGTGCTGGACTGTCCGGCGGGCACGTCCCTCAGTCCGGCCGCGCAGTCGGCAGTCACTTCCTGGGCAGGGGCGGTCGCCCCGCTCGTCGCCGTGATGGAAAGCCGCCGCGAGTGGCGGCAGACGGCCCGCCAGATTGCCTCGGCCGTGGTCGAGGCCGTGGAAAGCCTGGAGTTCGACGCGCTGGGGCATGGGCAAACGGTCGCGCAGACGGCGGCGCGGCTGGGGGAGGCGGCGGGCCTGTCGCCCCGTGAGCGCGAGGAGCTGTGGTACGCCGCGCTGCTGCACGACCTCGGCAAGATTCACGGCGAGCCGGGGCACGCGCAGGTCGGGGCCAACTTCCTGCACAGCGTTCCGCACCTCGCGGAGGCGCAGCGGGCCATCCGGCACCACCACGAGCGCTGGGACGGGTCGGGCGAGCCGGACGGACTGGCGGGCGAGGACATTCCGCTGTATGCCCGCATCCTCGCGGTGGCGAACGCCTCGGCCCACGCGGACGGGAATCTGGCCGCCGTGCAGGCGCAGGCGGGCAAGGCTCTCGACCCACAGCTCGTGGAGCTGCTCGCCGGGTTGCCCCCCGTCCCGGCGGGCGCGGAGGCCTGA